In Burkholderia pyrrocinia, the following proteins share a genomic window:
- a CDS encoding DUF169 domain-containing protein has translation MKEALAKLSADLERLLKLRSIPFGMKLFERCEDMEAVPRIRRPKAIHSLDQIVGQTARLGFTLGITADDLVGAQCRSVIGLGHAKDAEWASGQQMAGVWYATQEDSRAHQAAMHCVPDGKYEALVVSPLAAGRIEPDIALFYATPGAMMYFINGLQWSGYKRFDWSVVGESACADSWGRALATGQPSLSIPCYAERRYGGVLDDEMLMALAPDALEQAIAGMEALSRNGLRYPFAQYGIQQDVRAGMESVTRKRRDASRLTGAGTGAQRSGSRTFPSTFNVRLSCAASYSTVCAGVTAPYDRPFT, from the coding sequence ATGAAAGAAGCGCTCGCAAAACTGTCGGCGGACCTCGAACGGCTGCTCAAGCTGCGAAGCATCCCGTTCGGGATGAAGCTGTTCGAACGGTGCGAGGACATGGAAGCCGTCCCGCGCATTCGCCGCCCGAAGGCGATCCACTCGCTGGACCAGATCGTCGGGCAAACCGCGCGACTGGGCTTCACGCTCGGCATCACGGCCGACGACCTGGTCGGCGCGCAATGCCGGTCGGTCATCGGGCTCGGCCACGCGAAGGATGCCGAGTGGGCGTCCGGCCAGCAGATGGCGGGTGTCTGGTATGCGACGCAGGAAGACTCGCGCGCCCATCAGGCCGCGATGCACTGCGTGCCGGACGGCAAGTACGAAGCGCTCGTCGTGTCGCCGCTCGCAGCCGGCCGCATCGAGCCCGACATCGCGCTGTTCTACGCGACGCCCGGCGCGATGATGTACTTCATCAACGGGCTGCAATGGTCGGGGTACAAGCGCTTCGACTGGAGCGTGGTCGGCGAATCGGCGTGCGCGGATTCGTGGGGGCGCGCGCTGGCGACCGGGCAGCCGAGCCTGTCGATTCCGTGCTATGCGGAGCGCCGCTACGGCGGCGTGCTGGATGACGAGATGCTGATGGCGCTGGCGCCGGATGCACTGGAACAGGCCATTGCCGGGATGGAGGCGCTGTCGCGGAACGGGCTGCGCTACCCGTTCGCGCAGTACGGCATCCAGCAGGATGTTCGCGCAGGGATGGAGTCAGTTACCCGAAAACGACGTGACGCGTCGCGGCTGACGGGAGCCGGAACCGGCGCTCAGCGCAGCGGCTCGCGAACCTTTCCGTCAACTTTCAACGTGCGCCTGTCATGCGCGGCCTCATATTCGACCGTCTGCGCGGGCGTGACGGCGCCGTACGACCGGCCGTTCACATAG
- a CDS encoding sugar ABC transporter ATPase, producing the protein MHKLLPMTIALLAGCGISAGSLHAAGSMDALPCSAANTANAVDQGGNAAMPGTSVRSFSTGGCSGAVLQGERATATVNGDKVELRDGTVYVNGRSYGAVTPAQTVEYEAAHDRRTLKVDGKVREPLR; encoded by the coding sequence ATGCACAAGCTGTTGCCGATGACGATTGCATTACTTGCCGGATGCGGCATCAGTGCGGGATCGCTCCACGCTGCCGGTAGCATGGATGCGCTGCCCTGCAGCGCGGCGAATACGGCGAACGCGGTGGATCAGGGCGGGAACGCCGCGATGCCGGGCACGTCGGTCCGCAGCTTTTCGACCGGCGGTTGCTCGGGCGCGGTGCTGCAGGGCGAACGGGCCACGGCGACGGTCAACGGCGACAAGGTCGAACTGCGGGACGGCACCGTCTATGTGAACGGCCGGTCGTACGGCGCCGTCACGCCCGCGCAGACGGTCGAATATGAGGCCGCGCATGACAGGCGCACGTTGAAAGTTGACGGAAAGGTTCGCGAGCCGCTGCGCTGA
- a CDS encoding ABC transporter ATP-binding protein has protein sequence MIELDKLTKTFTRKDGQAVRAVDAVSLSVAEGEICVFLGPSGCGKTTTLKMINRLIAPTSGRVLINGEDTSQLDEVDLRRHIGYVIQQVGLFPNMTIEENITVVPRLLGWDKKRCAERARDLMAMVALDPKLYLKRYPRELSGGQQQRIGVIRALAADPPVLLMDEPFGAVDPINRESIQNEFFQMQRQLNKTVIMVSHDIDEAIKLGDRIAVFRQGRLVQYDHPDTLLARPRDEFVAQFVGQDSTLKRLLLVKAGDAATQPETARVDTPLAHAFAVMDETDCRYLTVLDDAGRALGYVTRRAARTDGGVCGERVTPFPAGVSADDNLRIVLSKMYQYSASWMPVLDPDGAWIGEITQDSIAAYLSSGRSRRQTGQPPGSPAETVTAAAATH, from the coding sequence ATGATCGAACTCGACAAGCTGACCAAGACCTTCACGCGAAAAGACGGCCAGGCCGTGCGTGCCGTCGACGCCGTGAGCCTGTCGGTGGCCGAGGGGGAAATCTGCGTGTTCCTCGGCCCGTCGGGCTGCGGCAAGACCACCACGCTCAAGATGATCAACCGGCTCATCGCCCCCACCTCGGGCCGCGTGCTCATCAACGGCGAGGATACGTCGCAGCTCGACGAAGTCGACCTGCGGCGCCACATCGGCTACGTGATCCAGCAGGTCGGGCTGTTCCCGAACATGACGATCGAAGAGAACATCACCGTCGTGCCGCGCCTCCTGGGCTGGGACAAGAAGCGCTGCGCCGAACGCGCGCGGGACCTCATGGCCATGGTCGCACTCGACCCGAAGCTGTACCTGAAACGCTATCCGCGCGAGCTCTCGGGCGGACAGCAGCAGCGTATCGGCGTGATTCGCGCGCTGGCCGCCGATCCACCCGTACTGCTGATGGACGAGCCGTTCGGCGCGGTCGATCCGATCAATCGCGAATCGATCCAGAACGAGTTTTTCCAGATGCAGCGGCAACTGAATAAAACCGTGATCATGGTGAGCCACGATATCGACGAAGCGATCAAGCTGGGCGATCGTATCGCTGTGTTCCGCCAGGGCCGGCTCGTTCAATACGATCACCCCGATACGCTGCTCGCGCGCCCGCGCGACGAATTCGTCGCGCAGTTCGTGGGCCAGGACAGCACGCTCAAGCGCCTCCTGCTCGTGAAGGCCGGCGACGCCGCCACGCAACCCGAAACGGCGCGGGTCGATACGCCGCTCGCGCACGCATTCGCAGTGATGGACGAAACCGACTGCCGCTATCTGACCGTGCTCGACGACGCGGGCCGTGCGCTCGGCTACGTGACGCGCCGCGCGGCACGCACCGACGGCGGCGTGTGCGGCGAACGCGTGACGCCCTTCCCGGCCGGCGTCTCGGCGGACGACAACCTGCGCATCGTGCTCTCGAAGATGTACCAGTACAGTGCGTCGTGGATGCCGGTGCTCGACCCCGACGGCGCGTGGATCGGCGAGATCACGCAAGACTCGATCGCCGCCTACCTGAGTTCGGGCCGATCGCGCCGGCAAACGGGCCAGCCGCCCGGCAGTCCCGCCGAGACGGTCACGGCGGCCGCCGCCACGCACTGA